A single Ruficoccus amylovorans DNA region contains:
- a CDS encoding ferredoxin yields MADKGDKWPENISGKFYVDEQCIDCDLCRETAPDFFARNDDGGYSYVYKQPESQEDIDMCMEALEGCPVEAIGDDGEED; encoded by the coding sequence ATGGCTGATAAAGGTGACAAATGGCCCGAGAACATTTCCGGTAAATTCTATGTCGATGAGCAATGCATCGACTGCGATCTGTGCCGCGAGACGGCGCCGGATTTCTTCGCTCGTAATGATGACGGCGGTTATTCCTACGTCTATAAGCAACCCGAGTCCCAGGAGGACATCGACATGTGCATGGAAGCCCTCGAAGGCTGCCCGGTCGAGGCCATCGGTGACGACGGCGAGGAAGACTAG